One window of Cryptococcus neoformans var. grubii H99 chromosome 11, complete sequence genomic DNA carries:
- a CDS encoding OPT family small oligopeptide transporter — protein MSASYKGAEVPMSQDQATGFPVQTLNEGIESPELDQKQKDYVDLEKNESTDDVEVEVESTKDSAVELTPNEAFTWNVDGDQSPFPEVAACVPNTDDPSTPCNTVRAWILLTAFVILFAGVNQFFGLRYPSLTIGYVVCQLLVFPIGRAWEKLPKWVVPLGPFSFYLNPGKFTIKEHALIVICVNLTASTAYAMGSLVAIISPVYWNRDFGAGFSFVYLLTTQALGFGLAGLARRWLVYPAALIWPSSLSSTVLFRALHEPQSRSPANGWTISRYRFFIYLTIGAFSWFWFPDYIWTSLSTFAFITWIVPHNQKMNSGLGLLPISFDWTQINYAGNPLTTPFYITCNAFAVVVFFYLFLSPILYYKDVWHSAHLPLLSSSTFDNTGSSYNISRVVDQSLDFVLAKYQEYSPMYISMSYSLSYGLSFAAVTSIVFYTYLYNGKEIWAKFKDAKHGGEDIHKRLMNSYKEVPDWWYGVLTVIVLGLGIFTCRYWDTQLPVWGFIVVCFGMGIVLIVPEGILEGTTNQRIFLNIITELIAGYAWPGKPIANMLVKCYGYNSVKHGMDFAQDLKLGQYMKIPPRTLFWAQIYSTLLATVTQTGVLRWMMGNIKGLCQPTNPDRFTCAGAKVVYNASLIWGTIGPQRMFQAGQVYNGLMYFFFIGPVATVLVYLVYRRYPRSWVKYINVPVFFNAAGNIPPANTTQYSLWFIFGFIFNYLIRKRAFAWWKRYNYLTQAAMDTGTALATIIIFFTLSYNGVKLNWWGNSVGSDTDDAKGTPWLTVPSGSYFGRGPGEF, from the exons ATGTCGGCATCCTACAAGGGGGCCGAGGTACCTATGTCACAGGATCAGGCAACTGGTTTTCCAGTCCAAACACTCAATGAAGGTATTGAGTCTCCAGAGCTCGATCAAAAGCAGAAGGACTATGTGGATCTAGAGAAGAATGAGTCTACAGATGACGTTGAAGTCGAGGTCGAGTCCACTAAAGACTCAGCAGTGGAGCTTACACCTAATGAAGCTTTCACTTGGAATGTGGATGGTGATCAGTCGCCTT TCCCCGAAGTAGCAGCCTGCGTGCCGAACACAGACGATCCCAGTACCCCTTGCAACA CTGTAAGGGCATGGATTCTTCTTACAGCCTTTGTCATCCTTTTTGCTGGTGTCAACCAGTTCTTCGGCTTACGTTAT CCCTCTCTTACCATA GGTTATGTGGTCTGTCAGCTGTTGGTATTTCCTATAGGTAGAGCTTGGGAAAAACTTCCTAAATGGGTtgttccccttgggcctTTCTCATTCTACCTCAACCCTGGGAAGTTTACTATCAAAGAGCATGCCCTCATTGTTATT TGTGTCAACTTGACAGCCAGTACCGCTTACGCTATGGGTTCTCTTGTCGCTATCATCTCTCCTGTCTATTGGAACCGTGATTTTGGAGCAGGTTTCTCCTTTGTTTATTTGCTCACCACCCAAGCTCTTGG TTTCGGCCTCGCTGGTCTCGCTCGAAGGTGGCTGGTTTACCCCGCCGCCCTCATTTGGCCTTCATCCCTCTCATCCACCGTACTTTTCCGAGCTCTTCATGAGCCTCAGAGTCGAAGCCCTGCCAACGGGTGGACGATCAGCAGATACCGTTTCTTCATCTATCTGACTATCGGCGCTTTCAGTTGGTTCTGGTTTCCCGATTACATCTGGACTTCTTTAAGTACTTTTGCGTTCATCACTTGGATCGTGCCCCACAACCAAAAG ATGAACTCTGGCTTAGGTCTTTTGCCAATCAGTTTCGATTGGACTCAAATCAACTATGCTGGTAATCCCCTTACCACACCTTTCTACATTACTTGCAACGCTTTTGCTGTCGTTGTGTTCTTCTACCTATTCTTATCACCCATA CTTTACTACAAGGACGTCTGGCACAGTGCTCA cctccctctcctctcttcgtCCACTTTTGACAACACCGGATCATCCTACAACATTTCTCGAGTCGTTGACCAGAGTCTCGATTTTGTCCTTGCCAAATACCAAGAGTACTCCCCCATGTACATCTCCATGTCGTACTCCCTCAGTTACGGCCTCTCCTTCGCCGCTGTGACCAGTATCGTCTTCTACACCTATCTCTACAACGGTAAAGAGATCTGGGCCAAGTTCAAGGACGCCAAACACGGTGGAGAGGATATCCACAAACGGCTGATGAACTCTTACAAGGAAGTTCCTGATTGGTGGTACGGCGTCCTCACCGTCATTGTTCTCGGTCTTGGTATTTTCACTTGTAGATATTGGGATACTCAGCTGCCTGTTTGGGGTTTCATCGTGGTTTGCTTCGGTATGGGAATAGTCTTGATTGTGCCCGAAGGTATCCTCGAGGGCACTACCAATCAGCGAA TCTTCCTGAATATCATTACCGAGTTGATTGCGGGTTATGCTTGGCCTGGGAAGCCTATTGCCAACATGCTCGTCAAGTGTTACGGCTATAATAGTGTC AAACACGGTATGGACTTTGCTCAAGATCTCAAGCTCGGTCAATACATG AAAATTCCTCCCCGAACTCTTTTCTGGGCTCAGATCTACTCTACTCTTTTGGCTACAGTGACTCAGACAGGGG TGCTTCGATGGATGATGGGCAACATCAAGGGTCTTTGTCAGCCCACCAATCCTGACCGATTCACTTGTGCGGGCGCAAAGGTTGTTTACAACGCGTCTCTTATCTGGGGTACCATTGGTCCCCAAAGAATGTTCCAGGCAGGCCAGGTTTACAATGGTTTGAtgtacttcttcttcattggC CCTGTGGCTACTGTGCTCGTCTACCTTGTTTACCGACGATACCCTCGCAGCTGGGTCAAGTATATTAACGTGcccgtcttcttcaacgcCGCAG GCAATATCCCTCCCGCCAACACTA CCCAATATTCTCTTTGGTTCATTTTTGGTTTCATTTTCAACTACCTCATCCGAAAACGGGCCTTTGCTTGGTGGAAGCGATACAACT ACCTAACCCAAGCTGCCATGGATACTGGTACGGCACTcgccaccatcatcatcttcttcactcttAGTTACAACGGTGTCAAGTTAAATTGGTGGGGTAACAGTGTTGGATCCGACACGGATGATGCCAAAGGGACACCTTGGTTGACTGTTCCAAGTGGGAGTTACTTTGGTCGGGGACCGGGAGAGTTCTAA
- a CDS encoding MSP domain-containing protein codes for MSIELTPATQLGFPRPFTNVVKRSLLIHNPNYHPVAFKVKTTAPKQYSVRPNSGRVEAGESVEVHIMLQPLAQEPPPHAKCKDKFLVQSAFITPDEEMHSLAELWSQLEKTNKGAISEQKLKVVYLPAEDGSTNNQGIPEEEEVGEASRVEEPAIFSHAQTSPSHEKPFSPLEQPKSVDITAPALAPTQPPLPSLTPTAVNATNSALEQSLAATTSDSEKLAVALKEIESLRAQLEEAKGPQVSGLRKRGTAGGANEPANKPAQAVATAQQQGVPLEIVIGLMVGVFVLTYLFF; via the exons ATGTCGATCGAACTTACTCCCGCTACTCAATTGGGTTTCCCCC GTCCCTTCACCAATGTCGTCAAGCGCTCGCTTCTCATCCACAACCCCAACTACCACCCTGTTGCCTTCAAGGTCAAGACGACTGCGCCGAAGCAGTATTCTGTGAGGCCCAACTCTGGAAGGGTTGAGGCTGGAGAGAGTGTCGAAGTGCACA TCATGTTGCAGCCTTTAGCCCAGGAACCCCCTCCCCACGCCAAGTGCAAGGACAAGTTCTTGGTTCAGTCTGCGTTCATCACTCCTGACGAAGAAATGCACTCTTTGGCGGAACTG TGGTCACAATTGGAGAAGACAAACAAGGGCGCTATTAGCGAGCAAAAGCTCAAGGTTGTGTACCTCCCCGCCGAAGACGGATCCACAAATAACCAGGGCATtcctgaagaagaagaggttggtGAGGCTAGCAGGGTTGAAGAACCA GCCATCTTCAGCCACGCCCAAACATCACCTTCCCATGAGaaacccttctctcccCTCGAACAACCCAAGTCTGTCGACATTACTGCTCCCGCTCTTGCCCCTactcaacctcctcttccatctctcacTCCCACTGCCGTTAACGCAACTAACTCTGCACTCGAGCAATCTCTTGCGGCCACCACCTCTGATTCTGAAAAACTTGCTGTTGCGCTCAAGGAGATTGAGTCTCTTCGTGCCCAATTGGAAGAGGCCAAGGGTCCTCAAGTCTCTGGCTTGAGGAAGCGGGGTACGGCCGGAGGTGCTAACGAGCCTGCCAACAAGCCTGCGCAAGCTGTGGCTACTGCTCAGCAGCAGGGTGTCCCCCTCGAAATTGTCATCGGGCTCATGGTCGGTGTCTTTGTGTTGACTTATCTGTTCTTCTAA
- a CDS encoding CMP/dCMP deaminase zinc-binding protein translates to MSNTSAQLLDAFLSTTDDKIIPLTAEGVAAGCKVFGAAILRKSDLSMVVVATNNETSSPLLHGEINCIQHFYALPVDQRPLPSECIFFATHEPCSLCLSGITWSGFDNHYFLFTYEDTRDAFNIPHDIRILEQIFKVPTSSESQSEFANRPLYNKSNEFWTARSVAELIEDLEDDEKEAMKARAQEIKQKYNGLSKVYQNGKGNAGIPLA, encoded by the exons ATGTCCAACACTTCAGCCCAGCTTCTTGACGCCTTTCTCTCCACTACCGACGATAAGATTATCCCTCTCACCGCAGAAGGTGTTGCGGCAGGGTGTAAAGTCTTTGGTGCGGCTATCTTGCGAAAGAGTGATTTGAGCATGGTCGTGGTTGCGACCAACAATGAGACTTCCTCCCCTCTTCTT CACGGAGAGATCAACTGTATTCAGCATTTTTACGCTCTTCCTGTGGACCAGAGACCATTGCCTAGCGAGTGTATCTTCTTCGCTACCCATGAACCTTGCTCACTTT GTCTCTCTGGTATAACCTGGTCTGGGTTCGACAACCActacttcctcttcacgTACGAAGACACCCGAGACGCATTCAACATCCCCCATGACATTCGTATTCTCGAACAAATTTTCAAGGTTCCGACTTCTTCGGAATCACAGTCTGAATTTGCAAATCGGCCGCTTTACAACAAGTCAAACGAATTTTGGACGGCGCGTTCAGTGGCGGAGTTGATCGAGGATttggaagacgatgagaaggaggctaTGAAGGCAAGAGCGCAGGAGATCAAACAGAAGTACAATGGGCTTTCAAAGGTGTATCAGAATGGCAAGGGAAATGCTGGCATACCGCTTGCTTAG
- a CDS encoding ubiquinone biosynthesis protein COQ4, mitochondrial, which produces MRPCLRLLTRTANYPGHIPLSHSQNALLAVGSGVVGVLDVTRGDLIASLSESTAGIFLPALHEKMKIMPEGRQIMKDRPEITNKTIEKLKELKRGTLGREYVEWLGDGGLEPESRAPVQYIDSPVLAYTMLRYRQTHDLYHTLFSLPPTLPHELSLKVLELSNMSLPVALLSSVFGPLRLKRKETWTGDWVPWALRTGREGRSLVTVYWEKRWEQGIGELRRELGVKRNDAEGVEARWGGYRKIREAERELRRKGEWVDEPEDW; this is translated from the exons ATGCGCCCCTgtctccgcctcctcaCTCGGACGGCTAACTACCCAGGCCATATCCCACTTTCTCACTCCCAAAACGCCCTTCTCGCAGTCGGCTCCGGCGTTGTCGGCGTCCTCGACGTCACACGCGGTGATCTCATCGCTTCCCTCTCGGAATCCACAGCCGGTATCTTCCTCCCGGCGCTAcatgagaagatgaagataaTGCCAGAGGGGAGACAGATTATGAAGGATCGACCGGAGATTACGAATAAGACGATTGAGAAACTGAAAGAACTGAAGAGGGGCACGCTGGGAAGAGAATATGTAGAGTGgttgggagatggagggCTGGAACCGGAGAGCCGAGCTCCT GTACAATACATCGATTCTCCAGTCTTAGCATATACAATGCTTCGTTACCGCCAAACCCACGATCTCTACCacaccctcttctctttaCCCCCCACTCTTCCACATGAACTATCCCTCAAAGTACTCGAATTATCCAATATGTCCCTTCCCGTCGCACTCCTCTCCTCTGTTTTCGGTCCCCTGAGGttaaagagaaaagagactTGGACGGGGGATTGGGTACCATGGGCACTAAGGACGGGGCGGGAAGGGAGGAGCCTCGTGACTGTGtattgggagaagaggtgggagCAGGGCATAGGGGAACTGAGGAGAGAACTGGGGGTGAAGAGAAATGATGCAGAGGGAGTGGAAGCGAGGTGGGGCGGGTATAGGAAGATTAGAGAGGCAGAAAGGGAgttgagaagaaaaggtgaaTGGGTGGATGAGCCGGAAGATTGGTAG